A region of Streptomyces sp. WMMC500 DNA encodes the following proteins:
- the araD gene encoding L-arabinonate dehydratase, translated as MTGEAPGRTGGLRSHRWYGDGVAAGLRSFSHRARTRQLGYLPEEHLGKPVVAVLNTWSDINPCHAHLRERAQAVKRGVWQAGGFPLEFPVATLSETFQKPTPMLYRNLLAMETEELLRSYPVDGAVLMGGCDKTTPALLMGAASAGLPAVFVPSGPMLPGRWRREVLGSGTDMWKYWDDHRAGLIGDCELAELECGLARSPGHCMTMGTASTMTAAAEALGMTLPGASSIPAVDSGHERMAAAAGARIVGMVGEDLTPDRILTREAYEDAAATVLALGGSTNAVIHLVAMAGRSRVALTPADFDRIARTVPVLADVRPGGRFLMEDFHFAGGLPALLSRLADVLHLDRPTVTGTLRDRLAGARVHDPEVIRPRDRPVAVEGGVAVLRGNLCPDGAVIKHVAAEPRLLAHTGPAAVFDDYRELQRTIDDPALALTADHVLVLRNAGPLGGPGMPEYGMLPIPAYLLKQGVRDMVRISDARMSGTSYGACVLHVAPESYVGGPLALVENGDLVTLDVAARTLRLEVDDAELARRRAAWTPPPPRYERGYGALYADQITQADTGCDFAFLARTGRVPEPYAG; from the coding sequence ATGACCGGCGAAGCGCCCGGACGGACCGGCGGGCTGCGCAGCCACCGCTGGTACGGGGACGGGGTCGCCGCCGGGCTGCGCTCCTTCAGCCACCGCGCCCGCACCCGCCAGCTCGGCTACCTGCCCGAGGAACACCTCGGCAAGCCGGTCGTCGCCGTCCTCAACACCTGGTCCGACATCAACCCCTGCCACGCGCACCTCCGCGAGCGCGCCCAGGCCGTCAAGCGCGGCGTGTGGCAGGCCGGCGGCTTCCCGCTGGAGTTCCCCGTCGCCACGCTCTCGGAGACCTTCCAGAAGCCCACGCCCATGCTCTACCGCAACCTCCTCGCCATGGAGACCGAGGAGCTGCTGCGCTCGTACCCCGTCGACGGCGCGGTGCTCATGGGCGGCTGCGACAAGACCACCCCCGCGCTGCTCATGGGCGCCGCCAGCGCCGGCCTGCCCGCGGTCTTCGTCCCGTCCGGGCCGATGCTGCCCGGCCGCTGGCGGCGCGAAGTGCTCGGCTCCGGCACGGACATGTGGAAGTACTGGGACGACCACCGCGCCGGTCTGATCGGCGACTGCGAGCTGGCCGAGCTGGAGTGCGGGCTGGCCCGCTCGCCCGGCCACTGCATGACCATGGGCACCGCCTCCACCATGACCGCCGCCGCCGAAGCGCTCGGCATGACCCTGCCCGGGGCCTCCTCCATCCCCGCCGTCGACTCCGGGCACGAGCGGATGGCCGCCGCGGCCGGCGCACGGATCGTCGGGATGGTAGGGGAGGACCTGACCCCCGACCGGATCCTCACGCGCGAGGCGTACGAGGACGCCGCCGCCACCGTCCTCGCCCTCGGCGGCTCCACCAACGCCGTCATCCACCTCGTCGCCATGGCCGGCCGCTCCCGCGTCGCCCTGACTCCCGCCGACTTCGACCGGATCGCGCGCACCGTGCCGGTCCTCGCCGACGTACGTCCCGGCGGCCGTTTCCTGATGGAGGACTTCCACTTCGCGGGCGGCCTGCCCGCGCTGCTCTCCCGCCTGGCCGACGTGCTGCACCTCGACCGCCCCACCGTCACCGGCACCCTGCGCGACCGGCTCGCCGGTGCCCGGGTGCACGACCCGGAGGTGATCCGCCCCCGCGACCGCCCCGTCGCCGTCGAGGGCGGCGTGGCCGTCCTGCGCGGCAACCTCTGCCCGGACGGCGCCGTCATCAAGCACGTCGCCGCCGAGCCCCGGCTGCTCGCGCACACCGGGCCGGCCGCCGTCTTCGACGACTACCGCGAGCTGCAGCGCACCATCGACGACCCCGCGCTCGCGCTCACCGCGGACCACGTGCTGGTGCTGCGCAACGCGGGCCCGCTGGGCGGCCCCGGCATGCCGGAGTACGGGATGCTGCCGATCCCCGCGTACCTGCTCAAGCAGGGCGTACGCGACATGGTGCGGATCTCCGACGCCCGGATGAGCGGCACGAGTTACGGCGCCTGCGTGCTGCACGTCGCCCCCGAGTCGTACGTCGGCGGGCCGCTCGCGCTCGTCGAGAACGGCGACCTCGTCACCCTCGACGTGGCCGCGCGCACCCTGCGGCTGGAGGTCGACGACGCCGAGCTCGCCCGCCGCCGCGCCGCCTGGACGCCGCCGCCACCGCGCTACGAACGCGGCTACGGCGCCCTGTACGCCGACCAGATCACGCAGGCCGACACCGGCTGCGACTTCGCCTTCCTGGCCCGTACGGGCCGGGTGCCCGAGCCCTACGCGGGCTGA
- a CDS encoding PmoA family protein: MTIPSRNRTGADAATLLCCAGRRVGRYVHRPHLARRLSPRPYLHPLTTLAGVPVTELMPADHPHHLGVSIAVPDVAGANFWGGRTFVRGRGPVELADHGEQRHAGWLLRDPDGFVEELSWYARGAEVLRERRAVAVAPAGDGAWALGVSFALTNVSGAPVSFGSPATNGRPGAGYGGYFWRAPRTDRPPRVFTAAAEGEEAVHGRPARWLALASDAWTLVFAGATEETRRDPWFVRTREYPGVGSALAWSERVPLAPGASLTRRVVTAVADGRLDRTAAAALARRAVA, from the coding sequence ATGACGATCCCCTCCCGCAACCGCACCGGCGCCGACGCCGCCACCCTGCTGTGCTGCGCGGGCCGCCGCGTCGGCCGCTACGTCCACCGCCCGCACCTCGCCCGCCGGCTGTCCCCGCGCCCGTACCTCCACCCGCTCACCACCCTGGCCGGGGTGCCGGTCACCGAGCTGATGCCCGCCGACCACCCGCACCACCTCGGCGTCAGCATCGCCGTCCCCGACGTCGCGGGCGCCAACTTCTGGGGCGGGCGCACCTTCGTCCGCGGCCGGGGCCCCGTCGAGCTGGCCGACCACGGCGAGCAGCGGCACGCCGGCTGGCTGCTGCGCGACCCGGACGGCTTCGTCGAGGAGCTGAGCTGGTACGCCCGCGGCGCCGAGGTGCTGCGCGAGCGCCGGGCCGTCGCCGTCGCCCCCGCGGGCGACGGGGCGTGGGCGCTGGGCGTGTCGTTCGCGCTGACCAACGTCTCGGGCGCGCCCGTCTCGTTCGGCAGCCCCGCCACCAACGGCCGCCCCGGCGCGGGCTACGGCGGCTACTTCTGGCGGGCGCCGCGGACGGACCGCCCGCCGCGGGTCTTCACGGCGGCGGCCGAAGGCGAGGAGGCGGTGCACGGGCGGCCCGCGCGCTGGCTGGCGCTGGCGTCGGACGCCTGGACGCTGGTCTTCGCCGGCGCCACGGAGGAGACGCGCCGCGACCCCTGGTTCGTCCGCACCCGGGAGTACCCCGGCGTCGGCTCGGCGCTGGCCTGGTCCGAGCGGGTGCCGCTGGCGCCGGGGGCGAGCCTGACCCGGCGGGTCGTCACGGCGGTGGCCGACGGACGGCTGGACCGCACCGCCGCGGCGGCACTGGCGCGCCGGGCGGTGGCGTGA
- a CDS encoding glycoside hydrolase 43 family protein, translating to MDGGVWGGGAKDGGAGDSAPWVPDRGDGTYRNPVLNADYSDPDAVRVGADHYLTASSFGRVPGLPLLHSRDLVNWTLLGHALDRLEPAGAFAAPRHDCGVWAPALRHHAGRFWIFWGDPDHGIQQVNAPDIRGPWTRPHLLKAGRGLIDPCPLWDEETGEAYLVHAWAKSRSGVKNRLTGHRMSPDGRELLDPGAVIVDGDLLPGWFTLEGPKLHRRDGWFWIFAPAGGVGTGWQGAFRSRAFHGPYEERVVLAQGSTDVNGPHQGAWVTTAAGEDYFLHFQQRGAYGRVVHLQPMRWDDDGWPVIGRRGEPVGTARKPATPDAAPQPTAVPATDDDFPGGAPGPQWQWTANPRPGWAAAHDGAGLRLACVRTADAHDLRLLPNVLTQRLPGAPCAVTVELALESEAEGARAGLAVLGDAFAWIGLERGPDGVRLVHRFAEEVAERERDAARPRPAPSGRALLHIAALPGARCRFAADTGEGPRESGPVFAATPWRWVGALLGLFAAAPRPGPDAAGTAHFGRFRLTNDPQTPHGKRADT from the coding sequence ATGGACGGCGGCGTGTGGGGCGGTGGCGCGAAGGACGGTGGCGCGGGGGACAGCGCCCCCTGGGTCCCCGACCGCGGGGACGGCACGTACCGCAACCCGGTCCTCAACGCCGACTACTCCGACCCCGACGCCGTCCGCGTCGGTGCCGACCACTACCTCACCGCCTCCAGCTTCGGCCGCGTCCCCGGCCTGCCCCTGCTGCACTCCCGCGACCTCGTCAACTGGACCCTCCTCGGCCACGCCCTGGACCGCCTCGAACCCGCCGGGGCGTTCGCCGCGCCCCGCCACGACTGCGGCGTCTGGGCCCCCGCGCTGCGCCACCACGCGGGCCGGTTCTGGATCTTCTGGGGCGACCCCGACCACGGCATCCAGCAGGTCAACGCGCCCGACATCCGCGGCCCGTGGACCCGCCCGCACCTCCTCAAGGCCGGCAGGGGGCTCATCGACCCGTGTCCGCTGTGGGACGAGGAGACCGGCGAGGCGTACCTCGTGCACGCCTGGGCGAAGTCCCGCTCCGGCGTCAAGAACCGGCTCACCGGCCACCGCATGAGCCCCGACGGCCGCGAGCTGCTCGACCCCGGCGCGGTCATCGTCGACGGCGACCTGCTGCCCGGCTGGTTCACCCTCGAAGGACCCAAGCTCCACCGCCGCGACGGCTGGTTCTGGATCTTCGCCCCGGCGGGGGGAGTCGGCACCGGCTGGCAGGGCGCCTTCCGCTCGCGCGCCTTCCACGGCCCGTACGAGGAGCGCGTCGTCCTCGCGCAGGGCAGCACCGACGTCAACGGACCACACCAGGGCGCCTGGGTGACCACGGCCGCGGGCGAGGACTACTTCCTGCACTTCCAGCAGCGCGGCGCGTACGGACGGGTGGTGCACCTGCAGCCGATGCGCTGGGACGACGACGGCTGGCCGGTGATCGGCCGGCGCGGCGAGCCGGTCGGCACCGCCCGCAAGCCCGCGACGCCCGACGCGGCCCCGCAGCCGACCGCGGTCCCCGCCACGGACGACGACTTCCCCGGCGGTGCCCCCGGCCCCCAGTGGCAGTGGACCGCCAACCCGCGCCCCGGCTGGGCCGCCGCCCACGACGGCGCGGGGCTGCGTCTTGCCTGCGTACGCACCGCAGACGCCCACGACCTGCGGCTGCTGCCGAACGTGCTCACGCAGCGGCTGCCCGGCGCGCCCTGCGCGGTGACCGTGGAACTGGCGCTGGAGAGCGAGGCCGAAGGCGCGCGGGCCGGACTGGCCGTGCTGGGCGACGCGTTCGCCTGGATCGGCCTGGAGCGCGGGCCCGACGGCGTCCGGCTCGTGCACCGCTTCGCGGAGGAGGTGGCCGAGCGGGAGCGGGACGCCGCCCGCCCGCGCCCGGCGCCGTCCGGCCGCGCCCTCCTCCACATCGCCGCCCTGCCGGGCGCCCGCTGCCGCTTCGCCGCCGACACCGGCGAAGGGCCGCGGGAGTCGGGGCCGGTCTTCGCGGCCACGCCGTGGCGCTGGGTCGGCGCCCTGCTCGGCCTCTTCGCCGCGGCCCCGCGGCCCGGCCCGGACGCCGCCGGGACGGCGCACTTCGGCCGCTTCCGCCTCACGAACGACCCGCAGACCCCTCATGGGAAGAGAGCCGACACATGA
- a CDS encoding Gfo/Idh/MocA family oxidoreductase encodes MTHRNGSRATAAGPAHAPAPLAAPVPVVLAGARGHGRRHLENIRRLARAGRVELAGICETRPLTAGEFAGAPVPQDADFAALLERTGARLAVVSTPIPTHADFAVVAAAYGVHLLLEKPPAPSYALYERIEAACRSAGIACQIGFQSLGSHAVPAIRALVAGGAVGAVRGIGAAGAWVRDEAYFRRAPWTGRRRLGGVDVVDGVLTNPLAHAVATALALDGTVRSGEVDGIELELYRAHDIEADDTSGVRLTTARGTEIVAAVTLCAERAAEPYVMVHGSTGRITFWYKEDRVLLQRAGHGPEEITYRRTDLLDNLLDHLRDGRPLVAPVADGGAFMRVVEAVRTAPDPVPLPAAAWRAAPAPGPAGAAPPAARRVVPGIDALVAAGAERLALYSELGAPWAAGSSEVSHV; translated from the coding sequence ATGACGCACCGCAACGGATCCCGCGCCACCGCCGCCGGTCCGGCCCACGCGCCGGCCCCCCTGGCCGCGCCCGTGCCCGTCGTGCTGGCCGGGGCGCGCGGGCACGGGCGCCGGCACCTGGAGAACATCCGCCGGCTGGCGCGGGCGGGCCGGGTGGAGCTGGCCGGGATCTGCGAGACCCGGCCGCTGACCGCGGGGGAGTTCGCCGGCGCACCCGTCCCGCAGGACGCCGACTTCGCCGCGCTGCTGGAGCGCACCGGTGCCCGGCTGGCCGTCGTCTCCACGCCGATCCCCACCCACGCCGACTTCGCCGTGGTGGCCGCCGCGTACGGCGTGCACCTGCTGCTGGAGAAGCCGCCCGCGCCGTCGTACGCGCTGTACGAGCGGATCGAGGCCGCGTGCCGCTCCGCCGGCATCGCCTGCCAGATCGGCTTCCAGTCCCTCGGCTCGCACGCCGTGCCCGCCATCCGCGCGCTGGTCGCCGGGGGCGCCGTCGGCGCCGTGCGCGGCATCGGCGCCGCGGGCGCGTGGGTGCGCGACGAGGCGTACTTCCGCCGCGCGCCCTGGACCGGGCGGCGCCGCCTCGGCGGCGTCGACGTGGTCGACGGGGTGCTCACGAACCCGCTCGCGCACGCCGTCGCCACCGCGCTGGCCCTGGACGGCACGGTGCGGTCCGGCGAGGTCGACGGCATCGAGCTGGAGCTGTACCGCGCCCACGACATCGAGGCCGACGACACCTCCGGCGTGCGGCTGACCACCGCCCGCGGCACCGAGATCGTCGCCGCCGTCACGCTGTGCGCCGAACGCGCCGCCGAGCCGTACGTGATGGTGCACGGCTCCACCGGCCGGATCACCTTCTGGTACAAGGAGGACCGCGTCCTGCTGCAACGCGCCGGACACGGTCCGGAGGAGATCACGTACCGCAGGACCGACCTCCTCGACAACCTGCTCGACCACCTCCGCGACGGCAGGCCGCTCGTCGCGCCGGTCGCCGACGGCGGCGCGTTCATGCGGGTGGTCGAGGCCGTACGCACCGCTCCCGACCCCGTGCCGCTGCCCGCCGCCGCCTGGCGCGCCGCACCGGCTCCCGGGCCCGCGGGCGCCGCCCCGCCGGCCGCGCGCCGCGTCGTGCCCGGCATCGACGCGCTCGTCGCCGCCGGCGCCGAGCGGCTGGCCCTCTACTCCGAACTCGGCGCCCCCTGGGCCGCCGGCAGCAGCGAGGTGAGCCACGTATGA
- a CDS encoding dihydrodipicolinate synthase family protein, translated as MDHLRPALAGAVAIPVTPFDAAGAVDEDTYRALLRRLLDGGVRAVTPNGNTGEYYSLAPGERRRVTELTLAEVRGEAAVIVGVGHDLPTAVEAARHARDAGAEMVMVHQPVHPYVSQSGWVDYHRAVADAVPGLGVVPYIRSDRLAGDRLARLGELCPNVVGVKYSVPDAARFAAFARDAGAERFTWVAGLAELYAPAYWACGATGFTSGLVNVAPKVSLAMLEALRAADYPAAMRVWEQIRPFEELRAADASADNVSVVKEALAALGLARRDVRPPGRLLPGPVRERVAEIVRGWGI; from the coding sequence ATGGACCACCTCAGGCCCGCGCTCGCCGGTGCCGTCGCCATCCCCGTCACGCCCTTCGACGCGGCCGGGGCCGTGGACGAGGACACGTACCGCGCGCTGCTGCGCCGCCTCCTCGACGGCGGCGTACGGGCCGTCACCCCCAACGGGAACACCGGCGAGTACTACTCCCTCGCCCCCGGCGAGCGCCGCCGCGTCACCGAGCTGACCCTCGCCGAGGTCCGCGGCGAGGCCGCCGTCATCGTCGGCGTCGGCCACGACCTGCCCACCGCCGTCGAGGCCGCCCGGCACGCCCGGGACGCCGGGGCCGAGATGGTGATGGTGCACCAGCCCGTGCACCCGTACGTCTCGCAGAGCGGCTGGGTCGACTACCACCGGGCCGTCGCCGACGCTGTGCCCGGCCTCGGCGTCGTGCCGTACATCCGCAGCGACCGGCTCGCCGGCGACCGGCTGGCCCGACTGGGGGAGCTGTGCCCCAACGTCGTCGGGGTCAAGTACTCCGTCCCCGACGCCGCCCGCTTCGCCGCGTTCGCGCGCGACGCCGGCGCCGAGCGGTTCACCTGGGTCGCCGGGCTCGCCGAGCTGTACGCGCCCGCCTACTGGGCCTGCGGCGCCACCGGCTTCACCTCGGGGCTGGTCAACGTCGCGCCCAAGGTCTCGCTCGCGATGCTGGAGGCGCTGCGCGCCGCCGACTACCCCGCGGCCATGCGGGTCTGGGAGCAGATCCGGCCGTTCGAGGAACTGCGGGCCGCCGACGCCTCCGCCGACAACGTCTCCGTCGTCAAGGAGGCCCTCGCCGCCCTCGGCCTGGCCCGCCGCGACGTGCGCCCGCCGGGCCGCCTGCTGCCCGGTCCGGTGCGGGAGCGGGTGGCGGAGATCGTGCGGGGGTGGGGGATATGA
- a CDS encoding carbohydrate ABC transporter permease, giving the protein MSTAPTALAAPPRAPGAAPAPPAGRGRRRRRRAYDEVPRWQIWVPLGLYLLFTLIPFYWMLLFAVRPAGSTSLVPWPMTFEHFDKVWTERSFGTFFQNSMLVGVATLVMTTGVALAGGYALARFDFRIKKVFLLGLLCSQFIPGALMLVPLFEIFRNLQMINSLGSVIVAETVFQLPLSLILISTFIKNVPYALEEAAWVDGCGRFRAFCAVVLPLLRPGLIAVGSFAFVHSWNHFLFALMFLSEQDKQTIPVGLNTLIGADSVDLGALAAGGVIAAVPVVIVFAFIQRWLITGFSAGAVKG; this is encoded by the coding sequence ATGAGCACCGCTCCGACCGCGCTCGCCGCGCCTCCGCGCGCCCCGGGCGCCGCGCCCGCCCCGCCGGCGGGCCGCGGGCGCCGTCGCCGGCGGCGGGCGTACGACGAGGTGCCGCGCTGGCAGATCTGGGTCCCGCTCGGGCTCTACCTGCTGTTCACGCTCATCCCGTTCTACTGGATGCTGCTCTTCGCGGTGCGCCCCGCCGGCTCCACCTCGCTGGTGCCGTGGCCGATGACCTTCGAGCACTTCGACAAGGTGTGGACCGAGCGCAGCTTCGGCACCTTCTTCCAGAACAGCATGCTCGTCGGCGTCGCCACGCTGGTGATGACGACGGGCGTCGCGCTCGCCGGCGGCTACGCGCTGGCCCGCTTCGACTTCCGGATCAAGAAGGTCTTCCTGCTCGGGCTGCTGTGCTCGCAGTTCATCCCCGGCGCGCTGATGCTCGTCCCGCTCTTCGAGATCTTCCGCAACCTGCAGATGATCAATTCGCTGGGCAGCGTCATCGTCGCCGAGACGGTCTTCCAGCTCCCGCTGTCCCTGATCCTCATCAGCACGTTCATCAAGAACGTGCCGTACGCGCTGGAGGAGGCCGCCTGGGTCGACGGCTGCGGGCGCTTCCGGGCGTTCTGCGCGGTGGTGCTGCCGCTGCTGCGGCCCGGGCTGATCGCCGTCGGCTCGTTCGCGTTCGTGCACAGTTGGAACCACTTCCTCTTCGCGCTGATGTTCCTCAGCGAGCAGGACAAGCAGACGATCCCCGTGGGCCTCAACACACTCATCGGCGCGGACAGCGTCGACCTGGGCGCGCTGGCGGCGGGCGGGGTGATCGCGGCGGTGCCGGTGGTCATCGTCTTCGCGTTCATCCAGCGGTGGCTGATCACCGGCTTCAGCGCGGGGGCGGTGAAGGGATGA
- a CDS encoding sugar ABC transporter substrate-binding protein has protein sequence MTTTTPFRAVAAVCLATALTLTASACGDDGTSGGGSEGEGTGSITFWDNNGGVRTPVWKEIIADFEKAHPDIDVEYVPIPINDVQSKYDTAIAGGGLPDVGGVSTSYLANMVAQDALEPVGDRIAGGALKGVLAESMTEGVKVAGGRGEEMYSVPTSANNGTLWYRTDLFEDAGLDAPTTWDAFYDAAEKLTDKENNAFGYTIRGGEGSIAQALDVMYGQSGITEFWEGDETTVNAPENVAALEKYVGLYKSVTPEADVNNDFVKMVAQFDKGDIGMLSHNLGSHQDHLKALGEDRFAGLPQPAGPGGKRVQVSNPVDGLGLFTSSDNKGAAWKFIEFAAAHESNSKWNESAAQIPANTEAAGDAWIKESARGNGAFESLTDGSTTIVQLPYYLPDWNSISKTDNEPAFQKVLLGEMSAKEFLDQMAEQLNEAQAEWREQQ, from the coding sequence ATGACCACGACCACACCGTTCAGAGCGGTCGCCGCCGTCTGCCTGGCGACCGCGCTCACCCTCACCGCGTCCGCCTGCGGCGACGACGGCACCAGCGGCGGCGGCAGCGAGGGGGAGGGCACCGGCTCGATCACCTTCTGGGACAACAACGGCGGGGTGCGCACGCCGGTGTGGAAGGAGATCATCGCGGACTTCGAGAAGGCGCACCCGGACATCGACGTCGAGTACGTGCCGATCCCGATCAACGACGTGCAGTCCAAGTACGACACCGCCATCGCGGGCGGCGGACTGCCGGACGTCGGCGGCGTCAGTACCTCGTACCTCGCCAACATGGTCGCCCAGGACGCGCTGGAGCCCGTCGGGGACCGGATCGCGGGCGGTGCGCTGAAGGGCGTGCTGGCCGAGAGCATGACCGAGGGCGTCAAGGTGGCCGGCGGGCGCGGCGAGGAGATGTACTCCGTGCCGACCTCCGCCAACAACGGCACGCTGTGGTACCGCACGGACCTCTTCGAGGACGCCGGGCTCGACGCCCCGACCACCTGGGACGCCTTCTACGACGCCGCGGAGAAGCTGACCGACAAGGAGAACAACGCCTTCGGCTACACCATCCGCGGCGGCGAGGGCTCCATCGCCCAGGCGCTGGACGTGATGTACGGGCAGTCCGGCATCACCGAGTTCTGGGAGGGCGACGAGACGACCGTCAACGCGCCGGAGAACGTCGCGGCGCTGGAGAAGTACGTCGGGCTGTACAAGAGCGTCACGCCCGAGGCGGACGTGAACAACGACTTCGTGAAGATGGTCGCGCAGTTCGACAAAGGCGACATCGGGATGCTGAGCCACAACCTCGGCTCGCACCAGGACCATCTCAAGGCGCTGGGCGAGGACAGGTTCGCCGGGCTGCCGCAGCCGGCAGGGCCGGGCGGGAAGCGGGTGCAGGTCTCCAACCCGGTGGACGGGCTGGGGCTGTTCACGTCGAGTGACAACAAGGGCGCGGCCTGGAAGTTCATCGAGTTCGCCGCGGCGCACGAGTCGAACAGCAAGTGGAACGAGTCGGCCGCGCAGATCCCCGCCAACACCGAGGCGGCCGGGGACGCCTGGATCAAGGAGTCGGCACGGGGCAACGGCGCCTTCGAGTCCCTGACGGACGGCAGCACCACCATCGTGCAGCTCCCGTACTACCTGCCCGACTGGAACAGCATCAGCAAGACCGACAACGAGCCCGCCTTCCAGAAGGTGCTCCTCGGCGAGATGAGCGCGAAGGAGTTCCTGGACCAGATGGCGGAGCAACTGAACGAGGCCCAGGCGGAGTGGCGGGAGCAGCAGTAG
- a CDS encoding GntR family transcriptional regulator: MTFAPGPIPSRTQYVQEAIKHAVLTGKLTPGQPLVEADLAAQFGVSKTPVREALKTLAGSGLVVMSQYKGVTVRTVDAAMAREVYDVRLLLEPEALRRTVALDASLQAAEEALDRAESAPDAADRSLANRDFHRALYLPCGNPLLSRMLDDLRDQAALVSTVAWSANPSWEREAGEHREILRLAAAGDGQAAGAALHDHIASFLARAFPS; the protein is encoded by the coding sequence ATGACCTTCGCTCCCGGCCCGATCCCCTCCCGCACGCAGTACGTGCAGGAGGCGATCAAACACGCCGTCCTCACCGGCAAGCTCACCCCGGGACAGCCGCTCGTCGAAGCCGACCTCGCCGCGCAGTTCGGGGTCTCCAAGACGCCGGTGCGCGAGGCGCTCAAGACGCTGGCCGGCTCCGGGCTCGTGGTGATGAGCCAGTACAAGGGCGTCACCGTCCGCACCGTGGACGCCGCCATGGCCCGCGAGGTCTACGACGTGCGGCTGCTGCTCGAACCCGAGGCGCTGCGCCGCACCGTCGCGCTGGACGCGTCGCTCCAGGCCGCGGAAGAGGCCCTGGACCGCGCCGAGTCCGCGCCCGACGCCGCGGACCGCAGCCTCGCCAACCGGGACTTCCACCGCGCCCTGTACCTGCCCTGCGGCAACCCGCTGCTCTCCCGCATGCTCGACGACCTGCGGGACCAGGCCGCGCTGGTCTCCACCGTCGCGTGGTCCGCCAACCCGTCCTGGGAGCGCGAGGCCGGCGAGCACCGGGAGATCCTCCGGCTCGCCGCCGCCGGCGACGGGCAGGCCGCGGGTGCCGCGCTGCACGACCACATCGCCTCGTTCCTCGCCCGGGCGTTCCCGTCGTGA
- a CDS encoding sugar ABC transporter permease, giving the protein MAQAVARPPGPAPRRAESRRGGRRRGGSRRLPYLLIAPAGLLMLGFIAYPMLSVFYYSLRHYNVTKPWRDGFAGLENFTTLLTDDPLFWDSLAFSAKWVVVEVGLQLAFGLALALIVNQTFVGRAFARALVFSPWAVSGVLTTTIWMLLYNPATGVSKYLADAGIGSYGTSVLSDTGTVFWAAVLAELWRGVPFFAILILADLQSVPKDLYEAAAVDGAGRLRQFVHITLPHLRDAIILSTLLRAVWEFNNVDLLYTLTGGGPAGETTTLPLYVANTGIHGHDFGYASALTTVAFVILLFFSIFYLRLSKFGGDNR; this is encoded by the coding sequence ATGGCCCAAGCCGTGGCACGGCCGCCGGGACCGGCCCCGCGGCGCGCGGAGAGCCGCCGCGGGGGACGCCGGCGCGGGGGGTCCCGGCGCCTTCCGTATCTGCTGATCGCCCCCGCCGGGCTGCTGATGCTGGGCTTCATCGCGTACCCGATGCTCAGCGTCTTCTACTACAGCCTGCGGCACTACAACGTCACCAAGCCGTGGCGCGACGGCTTCGCGGGCCTGGAGAACTTCACCACGCTGCTGACCGACGACCCGCTGTTCTGGGACTCCCTGGCCTTCAGCGCCAAGTGGGTCGTCGTCGAGGTCGGGCTCCAGCTCGCGTTCGGTCTCGCCCTCGCGCTGATCGTCAACCAGACGTTCGTGGGCCGCGCCTTCGCCCGGGCGCTGGTGTTCTCGCCCTGGGCCGTCTCCGGCGTCCTCACCACGACGATCTGGATGCTGCTCTACAACCCCGCCACCGGCGTGAGCAAATACCTCGCCGACGCCGGCATCGGCTCGTACGGCACCTCGGTCCTCTCCGACACCGGCACCGTCTTCTGGGCCGCCGTGCTCGCCGAACTCTGGCGCGGCGTGCCCTTCTTCGCCATCCTCATCCTCGCCGACCTCCAGTCCGTCCCCAAGGACCTGTACGAGGCCGCGGCGGTCGACGGCGCCGGGCGGCTGCGGCAGTTCGTGCACATCACGCTGCCGCACCTGCGGGACGCCATCATCCTGTCCACACTGCTGCGCGCGGTGTGGGAGTTCAACAACGTCGACCTGCTCTACACCCTCACCGGCGGCGGCCCCGCGGGCGAGACGACGACGCTCCCGCTGTACGTCGCCAACACCGGCATCCACGGCCACGACTTCGGCTACGCCTCGGCCCTGACGACGGTCGCGTTCGTGATCCTCCTCTTCTTCTCGATCTTCTACCTGCGCCTGAGCAAGTTCGGAGGCGACAACCGATGA